Proteins encoded in a region of the Vicia villosa cultivar HV-30 ecotype Madison, WI linkage group LG5, Vvil1.0, whole genome shotgun sequence genome:
- the LOC131602134 gene encoding methylecgonone reductase-like isoform X2 — protein sequence MAAKNVPEVVLNSGEKMPAIGYGTGTPPPLSALIDAIKIGYRHFDTASLYNTEELLGQAVSKALELGLIKNRNELFITSKLWCTDAHHDLVLPALKTTLKKLGLEYVDLYLIHWPVRLKQDAVGFNFTGEDTIPIDIKGVWEAMEECHRLGLAKSIGVSNFGAKKLTLLLEKAKITPAVNQVEMNPSWNQGKLREFCMQKGIHVSAWSPLGAYKDPYGSSAVMDNPILHKIAEAKNKSIAQIVLRWIYQHGVTAIVKSFNTERIKQNIEIFDWELSHEESDKIKQIPQTRTVKAEMFISESGPYKSLEELWDGDV from the exons ATGGCGGCAAAGAATGTTCCAGAAGTGGTACTAAATTCAGGAGAAAAGATGCCAGCCATAGGATATGGAACAGGAACTCCTCCTCCTCTATCAGCTTTAATCGATGCCATTAAAATTGGCTACAGGCATTTTGATACTGCTTCTTTGTATAATACTGAAGAACTTCTTGGCCAAGCTGTGTCGAAAGCTTTAGAGCTCGGCCTCATTAAAAATCGCAATGAACTGTTTATTACATCAAAGTTATGGTGTACTGATGCTCACCATGACCTTGTTCTCCCAGCTCTCAAAACCACTCTCAA AAAGCTGGGGTTGGAGTATGTGGATCTGTATTTGATTCACTGGCCAGTGAGATTGAAACAAGATGCAGTAGGCTTTAACTTTACAGGTGAGGATACGATTCCCATCGACATAAAAGGAGTATGGGAAGCCATGGAAGAGTGTCATAGATTGGGCTTAGCAAAGTCTATTGGTGTTAGCAACTTCGGAGCCAAAAAGCTCACCTTACTTTTAGAAAAGGCCAAAATCACTCCTGCAGTTAATCAG GTGGAAATGAACCCATCATGGAATCAAGGGAAACTCAGAGAATTCTGCATGCAGAAAGGAATTCATGTGAGTGCATGGTCACCATTAGGAGCATACAAAGATCCTTATGGTTCGTCTGCAGTGATGGATAATCCAATTCTGCACAAAATTGCTGAGGCTAAAAACAAGAGTATAGCCCAG ATAGTACTAAGATGGATATACCAGCATGGAGTAACTGCCATTGTGAAAAGCTTCAATACGGAGAGGATAAAACAAAACATTGAAATATTCGATTGGGAATTGAGCCATGAAGAGTcagacaaaatcaaacagattCCTCAAACTAGAACCGTAAAAGCAGAAATGTTCATATCGGAAAGTGGACCTTACAAATCCTTGGAAGAGTTGTGGGATGGTGATGTTTAA